GCCAGCGCCTCCTCGCCGCCGCTGGCCTGGTCGACGGCGCAGCCTTCGCGGCGAAGCAGGGTGCGGGCCAGCAGGGCGTTGATGGGATTGTCCTCGACCAGCAGCACGCGGGCGCCTGGCGCCGCGGCGGGGGCGACGCGATCATCTTCTTCCGGCGCCTCGACGCGATGGGCGCCCGCGCGCAGGCCGGCGGCGGCCAGCACGCGCTCGGCCAGGGATCCCCGGCGCAGGGGCTTGATCAGGTAGCCGGCGAAGCCCGCGGCGCGGTAACGGTCGATCAGGCCGCGATCCTCCGGCGCGAGCAGCACGATGGCCGTGCGCCCGGCGGGCAGGGGCAGGGTCTTGCCCGACGCCGCGAGGGCGTGGTCCAGCAAGAGGACATCGGCGGGGCCGGCCTGGGCGATCAGGGCCGCGACGCTCGTGGCGCCGACGGCGTCACCGCCGCCGGCCTCGATCAGGCGCCGCGCCGACTCGGCGAGGACGGGATTGGCGCTGGCCAGGGCCACGGTGCGGCCGCGCAGGGCGAATTCAGGCGTGGCCGGCAGGCGTTCGAGGTCCGCCTCGAACCAGAAGGCCGCGCCCCCATGGGCCGAGGTCTCGACCCCGACCGCGCCGTGCATGGCGCTGGCCAGCTTGCGGGCGATGGCCAGGCCCAGGCCCGCCCCGCCCAGTTGCAGGTCGTGCGACGGGTCGGCCATTTCGAAGGCCTCGAAGATCTTGTCGCGGGCCGCCTCGGTGACACCCGGGCCGGTGTCGGCCACGGTGAAGCGCAGGCGTTCGCCCACCTCGGCGACGGTGACCAGCACGCCGCCTTGCGTCGTGAACTTGATGGCGTTGCCCGCGAAATTCAGCAGGATCTGGCGCAGCCGGCCCTCATCGGCGAAGGCCTGGCCGATCCCGGCCGGAGCGGCCCAGGCGATCTCCAGCCCCTTTTCGCGCGCCCTCGGCGACATCAGCTCGCACACCGAGCGCAGCAGGCCCTCGACCTCGAAGGTCGACGGCTGCAGCTCGATCTTGTCGGCGCCCAGGCGGGCGAAATCCAGTACGTCGTTGACCAGGCCCAACAGGTGCTCGCCGGAATCGCGCAGCGCCGCCACATAGGCGCGCTGCTCCTGGGTCAGGCGGGTGCCCTCCAACAGCCGGGCCATGCCCAACACGCCGTTCAGCGGCGTGCGGAATTCGTGGCTCAGGGAGGCGAGCTGTTCGGCGCTGACGTTCGCGGCGCGGGGTGGGGTCTTGCGGGCCATGACGTCAACCCTAACGACCGCCGCTTAATGGAGGGTCAAACCTCGCTCAGGACGAGCGAGGGACCGCCATCTCGCGCGCCAGGGCCACCAGGGCCGTCCGCGCCGAGGCCTTGGGTATGTCGACGAAGGCTTCCAGCAGGTCGACCGCTCCGGATACGGCCAGGGCCTGGACGATGTCGTCGGCGGCGTCGGAGATCGCGCCCTCCTCGCCGACCAGCCAGCCGACCGTGGTGTCCAGCGCCGCGGCGACCGCCACCAGGGTGGAGCCCGAGACCCGGTTGGCTCCGCGCTCGTACTTCTGCACCTGCTGGAATGACACGCCGATCTGATCGGCAAGCGCCCCCTGGCTTATCCCCAGGGACTTGCGCCGCAGGCGCATCCGCGCGCCGATGGCGATATCGACGGGATCGGGTCCGGCAGCGTCGTCGAGGGCCATGTTGCGACCTCCTCAGCCGCCCTGCGGCGATATACGGCGCAAGAGCGTAACCATAGCGAGTAGACTCGTTCTCGCGCGGGTGTCTAACCTGTTCACCTTATGCGCGCGCCGCAAGAGACGATCGAGGACCTTGTCGGGCTTCTCACTCCCCGGGAGCGGGA
This genomic stretch from Phenylobacterium sp. LH3H17 harbors:
- a CDS encoding response regulator encodes the protein MARKTPPRAANVSAEQLASLSHEFRTPLNGVLGMARLLEGTRLTQEQRAYVAALRDSGEHLLGLVNDVLDFARLGADKIELQPSTFEVEGLLRSVCELMSPRAREKGLEIAWAAPAGIGQAFADEGRLRQILLNFAGNAIKFTTQGGVLVTVAEVGERLRFTVADTGPGVTEAARDKIFEAFEMADPSHDLQLGGAGLGLAIARKLASAMHGAVGVETSAHGGAAFWFEADLERLPATPEFALRGRTVALASANPVLAESARRLIEAGGGDAVGATSVAALIAQAGPADVLLLDHALAASGKTLPLPAGRTAIVLLAPEDRGLIDRYRAAGFAGYLIKPLRRGSLAERVLAAAGLRAGAHRVEAPEEDDRVAPAAAPGARVLLVEDNPINALLARTLLRREGCAVDQASGGEEALAALAVGDYDLILMDMRMPGMSGLQTTERARILGVRTPVVALTANAFEEDRHACLAAGMDDFLVKPLSPDALRRALAKWTGRGDWTGKAERAKVR
- a CDS encoding helix-turn-helix domain-containing protein, producing the protein MALDDAAGPDPVDIAIGARMRLRRKSLGISQGALADQIGVSFQQVQKYERGANRVSGSTLVAVAAALDTTVGWLVGEEGAISDAADDIVQALAVSGAVDLLEAFVDIPKASARTALVALAREMAVPRSS